From a single Alphaproteobacteria bacterium genomic region:
- a CDS encoding NADH:flavin oxidoreductase/NADH oxidase: MNDASGSDPLLFEPLDLRSVRLPNRVVIPPMCVYAAEDGLPNDWHLVHYGKFATGGVGLIICEATAVEERGRITPGDIGLWRDDQVPAHRRLTDFLKGEGCVPGVQLAHAGRRASSQPPFHGGRSLTAEDEKRLGYVAWQTVAPSPVPEHNDSPIPAELDSANIKAIVEAFATGARRALEAGYEVAEIHGAHGYLLHEFLSPAVNRRDDAYGGDREGRMRLPLEVAEAVRREWPDQKPLMFRVSAVDGEGEGAWVLEDTLVLCRELGERGVDVIDCSSGGIRGPATAAVVPRGPGYQVPFAEAIKKQTGLTTMAVGLITEAHQAEAILAAGQADLIAVGREMLDDPNWTLRAANELGYGGAPYAAWPANYGWWLERRARTIAMFEDAG; encoded by the coding sequence TATGCCGCCGAGGACGGCCTGCCCAACGATTGGCATCTGGTGCACTATGGAAAATTCGCCACCGGCGGTGTCGGTCTGATCATCTGTGAGGCCACGGCGGTCGAGGAGCGCGGCCGCATCACGCCCGGCGACATCGGATTGTGGCGCGACGACCAGGTGCCGGCGCATCGCCGCCTCACCGATTTCCTCAAGGGCGAAGGCTGCGTGCCCGGCGTGCAACTGGCCCACGCCGGCCGCCGCGCCTCCAGCCAGCCACCGTTCCATGGCGGCCGCTCGCTGACGGCTGAGGACGAGAAACGCTTGGGCTATGTAGCCTGGCAGACCGTGGCGCCTTCGCCGGTGCCCGAACACAACGACAGCCCGATTCCGGCCGAGCTCGACAGCGCCAACATCAAGGCCATCGTCGAGGCCTTTGCCACCGGTGCCCGACGCGCCCTGGAGGCCGGCTACGAGGTGGCCGAGATCCATGGCGCGCACGGCTACCTGCTGCACGAGTTCCTGTCGCCGGCCGTCAACCGGCGTGATGACGCCTATGGCGGCGACCGCGAAGGCCGCATGCGGTTGCCCCTCGAGGTGGCAGAGGCGGTGCGCCGCGAATGGCCGGACCAGAAACCCCTGATGTTCCGTGTCTCGGCCGTCGACGGCGAGGGCGAAGGAGCCTGGGTACTGGAAGACACACTGGTGTTGTGCCGGGAATTGGGCGAGCGCGGCGTCGACGTCATCGATTGTTCGTCGGGCGGCATTCGCGGCCCCGCCACCGCCGCCGTGGTGCCGCGCGGTCCGGGCTATCAGGTGCCGTTCGCCGAGGCCATCAAGAAGCAGACGGGCCTAACCACCATGGCCGTTGGCCTGATCACCGAGGCGCATCAGGCCGAGGCTATCCTGGCCGCCGGCCAGGCTGACCTTATCGCCGTCGGACGCGAGATGCTCGACGATCCGAATTGGACCCTGAGGGCGGCCAATGAATTGGGTTACGGCGGCGCACCCTATGCCGCCTGGCCAGCCAATTATGGCTGGTGGTTGGAACGCCGCGCCCGCACCATCGCCATGTTCGAAGACGCGGGATAG